The sequence ATCGAGACGATCGCCTCTATCACGGGCTTGAATGGATTCTTGGTGTAGGCGAGATAGTAACCTAGAGGAATCCCAATAACAAGGAGAATCAAGGTCGTTAATCCTGCCAGCTCAAAGGTGAGCCTCATGGTTGTCACAAAAGAGTCTTCAAACATCTACTCTGTCCTTAGAGTCATTTCGTTAGACTTGACAAACCATCGCGCCTTCGCCCCCACCCTAAGCCCCAACTCCTCTGCGGCTCCATGGGTAATAATGGAGCGAATCTTCTCTCCATGAAAATCAAGCGTCACTTGTGTCAGAATCTCTCCCTTCACCATCTCGATAATCTCCCCCACAAAGGAGTTTCGAGCACTCACTTTAGAATCAATCGTTGCGAGAATCACCTCTGTCTCTTTAAAAAGCATCTCCACCCAAGCCTCCACCTCTAATCCCTCTAGATTAGAGGCATCCAGCATTAGTGCGCTAAATGATTCCTTGTGCGCCTCTAAGCTCACAAGAGCAATCTCTCCCGCCTCTTTAATCCCTTTGGCTTGCGCCCTTAGATAGTTCACCTCTTCTCCTTGGGGCATTGGCAACTTCCCATGAACATCCACTCCGAGCTCTCCTTAAGACTCTCTAGTCGCTCCTGGATGAGCCCCCCTTTGGGTAAGCTCACGGGCAGTATCTGCCTCCCCACAAGCTTAGCGTGCAATATCCCAGGAATATCTTCGGCAATCACAATGTGAGCGTGGCACTTTCTAGAGAGCATTTCTGCGAGCTCTTCCCAGCGATCAAGAAAATGATTCGCTTTTTTACCTTGGGCTAGGCAGTAGCGCGAAAAACTCCCATCAGGGCGCTTTTTATAGACATAAAGTCGCTTAGAATCCTGCAAAGCCC comes from Wolinella succinogenes DSM 1740 and encodes:
- a CDS encoding TOBE domain-containing protein; its protein translation is MNYLRAQAKGIKEAGEIALVSLEAHKESFSALMLDASNLEGLEVEAWVEMLFKETEVILATIDSKVSARNSFVGEIIEMVKGEILTQVTLDFHGEKIRSIITHGAAEELGLRVGAKARWFVKSNEMTLRTE